From the genome of Abyssicoccus albus, one region includes:
- a CDS encoding glycosyltransferase family 4 protein, producing the protein MEIWIFNHYAIGPKSGGGTRHYDLAKYLVKQGHKVKIFASSFNHQTRKEEHLYNEEQFKKEIHDGVEFIWIKTYEYEGNDYKRVLNMLTYFKNAHNISKKIYGQPDLVIGSLVHPLAAVLGYIVAKRKNSLFYFEERDLWPQSLIDLGKLTKNNPVIYALYAVEKFLFKKADRIIVLFENAKGYVESKGINSDKIIYLPNGIDPKRLSDKNEELPIELTNYFEQNKNKTIVIYTGTHGLANNLDEILNASKITSDQFSFLLIGDGPNKSKLIDRVSDEDIKNVYLADSVNKSLIPTILSRADIGLLPLKESPVFKWGISPNKLFDYMSNKLPVILLCDIDDSPLQKADSGYVIRENYSENLAKTLNNMNVNELKSLGEKGYQFVMENHNWEINSSKLIKYIEEDLNK; encoded by the coding sequence ATGGAAATATGGATTTTTAATCATTACGCTATTGGTCCTAAATCTGGTGGTGGAACTAGGCATTACGATTTAGCTAAGTACTTAGTTAAACAAGGTCATAAAGTGAAAATTTTCGCCTCATCATTTAATCATCAAACTCGTAAAGAGGAACATTTATATAATGAGGAACAATTCAAAAAAGAAATTCATGATGGTGTAGAGTTTATTTGGATTAAAACTTATGAATATGAAGGTAATGATTATAAAAGAGTATTGAATATGTTAACATATTTTAAAAATGCTCATAATATTTCAAAAAAGATATATGGTCAGCCTGATCTTGTGATTGGTAGTTTAGTACATCCGTTAGCAGCGGTTTTAGGATATATTGTTGCAAAACGTAAGAATAGTTTATTCTATTTTGAGGAACGAGATTTATGGCCTCAGTCTTTAATTGACTTAGGTAAGCTTACTAAAAATAATCCTGTTATATATGCTTTGTATGCAGTTGAAAAATTTTTATTTAAAAAAGCAGATAGAATTATTGTTTTATTTGAAAATGCCAAAGGTTACGTCGAATCAAAAGGAATTAATTCAGATAAAATTATTTATTTGCCTAATGGTATCGATCCTAAAAGATTATCTGATAAAAATGAAGAGCTTCCGATTGAACTGACGAATTATTTTGAACAAAACAAAAATAAAACTATTGTGATATATACTGGAACACACGGATTAGCCAATAATTTAGATGAAATTTTAAATGCATCCAAAATAACAAGTGATCAATTTTCTTTTTTACTCATTGGAGATGGACCTAATAAATCTAAATTAATTGACAGAGTAAGTGATGAAGATATTAAAAATGTTTATTTAGCTGATTCAGTGAATAAAAGTCTTATACCGACGATTTTATCTAGAGCAGATATAGGATTATTGCCATTAAAAGAATCTCCAGTATTTAAATGGGGAATTAGTCCTAATAAATTATTTGATTATATGTCCAATAAACTACCAGTTATTTTACTATGTGATATCGATGATTCTCCGCTTCAAAAAGCGGATTCTGGATATGTTATTCGTGAAAATTACAGCGAAAATTTAGCCAAGACTTTGAATAATATGAATGTCAATGAACTGAAATCTCTTGGTGAGAAAGGATATCAGTTTGTTATGGAAAATCATAATTGGGAAATAAACTCCTCAAAACTTATAAAGTATATAGAGGAAGATTTGAATAAGTAA
- a CDS encoding sugar transferase: protein MKRIFDISSSSLGLILTAPIILGTAIVVKKKIGNPILFKQIRPGQHGKPFELYKFRTMTNETNENGELLPDDQRLTSTGQFLRKYSLDELPQLINVIKGDISLVGPRPLLMEYNELYNDEQRRRLEVKPGITGWAQVNGRNAISWEEKFKLDVWYVDNQSFMLDMYILYLTFIKVFKSEGINQEGQVTMEKFKGSVVDG from the coding sequence ATGAAACGAATCTTTGATATTTCATCATCATCATTAGGATTGATATTAACAGCACCAATCATTCTAGGTACTGCAATTGTCGTTAAGAAAAAAATAGGTAATCCTATTCTATTCAAACAAATACGACCTGGTCAACATGGTAAGCCGTTTGAACTGTATAAATTTAGAACGATGACAAATGAAACGAATGAAAATGGTGAATTATTACCAGATGATCAAAGATTGACATCAACAGGTCAATTTTTAAGAAAATATTCTTTAGATGAATTACCACAGTTAATTAACGTCATTAAAGGGGATATTTCATTAGTCGGTCCAAGACCACTTTTAATGGAATATAACGAATTATACAATGACGAACAGCGTCGTCGTTTGGAAGTTAAACCTGGGATTACCGGTTGGGCTCAAGTGAATGGTCGTAATGCGATTTCATGGGAAGAGAAGTTTAAGTTAGATGTTTGGTATGTTGATAATCAATCGTTCATGTTAGATATGTATATATTATATTTAACATTTATTAAAGTTTTTAAGAGTGAAGGGATTAACCAAGAAGGACAAGTGACGATGGAGAAGTTTAAAGGGTCTGTTGTAGATGGTTAA
- a CDS encoding glycosyltransferase translates to MILHISTAHNPLDIRIYRKEVCSLLDNGFKVRYLVPCNDKTILNEDHITIKKSHSRIKRMIVDNWLLFKKIKKLKPKIIHFHDPEFLIYGYILKKYYKMHVIYDAHEDLPRAILSKHYIHKYIRKLVSFIAENIENYISKRLSFIITATPFIEQRFKKLNKNTICINNYPLLNELNNPENMSKERIVCYVGGLSEVRGSKVLTKVSNLLDDIEIHVAGNVRDIDKKNNLKLLGNLERNQVGKLMSKSIAGLVTFLPEPNHINARPNKMFEYMSAGLPVICSNFTEWKELVDEYNVGITVNPVHENEIVSAINYLANNQEIASKMGENGRKAIENVFNWESESLKLINIYENLCKEDL, encoded by the coding sequence ATGATACTTCATATTTCAACCGCCCATAATCCATTGGACATAAGAATTTATAGAAAAGAAGTTTGTAGTTTGTTAGATAATGGTTTTAAGGTGCGGTATTTAGTACCGTGTAATGATAAGACAATTTTAAATGAAGATCATATTACAATTAAAAAAAGTCATAGTAGAATTAAAAGAATGATTGTTGATAATTGGCTGTTATTTAAAAAAATAAAAAAATTAAAGCCAAAAATTATTCATTTTCATGATCCTGAGTTTTTAATATACGGCTATATTTTAAAAAAATATTACAAAATGCATGTTATATATGATGCTCATGAAGATCTTCCAAGAGCAATTTTATCTAAACACTATATTCATAAATATATAAGAAAATTAGTTAGTTTTATAGCTGAAAATATTGAGAATTATATAAGTAAAAGACTAAGTTTTATTATTACAGCTACTCCATTTATAGAACAAAGATTTAAAAAACTTAATAAAAATACAATATGTATTAATAACTATCCTTTACTCAATGAATTAAATAACCCTGAAAATATGAGTAAAGAAAGGATAGTGTGTTATGTAGGTGGATTATCAGAAGTTAGAGGTAGTAAAGTATTAACGAAAGTTTCTAATTTATTAGATGATATAGAAATACATGTTGCAGGTAATGTCAGGGATATAGATAAAAAAAATAATTTGAAATTACTCGGAAATCTAGAAAGAAATCAAGTTGGAAAATTAATGAGCAAAAGTATCGCTGGACTAGTAACTTTTTTACCTGAACCTAATCACATTAACGCACGTCCAAATAAAATGTTTGAGTACATGTCAGCTGGATTACCAGTAATATGTTCAAATTTCACAGAATGGAAAGAATTGGTTGACGAATACAATGTTGGTATAACTGTTAATCCAGTGCATGAAAATGAAATTGTAAGTGCAATTAATTATTTGGCAAATAATCAAGAAATTGCTTCAAAAATGGGGGAAAACGGTAGGAAAGCAATTGAGAATGTATTCAATTGGGAAAGTGAAAGTTTAAAACTGATTAATATTTATGAAAATCTATGTAAGGAGGATTTATAA
- a CDS encoding nucleotide sugar dehydrogenase, with protein sequence MKKQLIEKLQNKTATIGVLGLGYVGLPLAVEKAKAGYNVIGFDVQDEKVNKVNAGDNYIGDVIPADLEALVKDGKLTATTNFEELANVDAVAICVPTPIDIYKQPNMKYVQASAESIAEYMTEGTLVVLESTTYPGTTEEIVKVAIENKGFKVGENVFVAYSPERVDPGNKQFKTKNTPKVVGGITPNCTEVASTLYRNVLEGDIHEVSSPSVAEMEKLLENTFRNINIALANEMAMLCEKMNIDVWEVVDAAATKPYGFMPFYPGPGLGGHCIPIDPWYLTYKAREYNIHTKLIQTAGEINDSMPEYVVNRMMQLLNKHKKPLAGSKVLVLGVAYKKDIDDYRESPILPIMNLLTEAEAEWEAVDPYIPEFKLNGEMIKTVELSEDKLKESDIVLIATNHSDFDFEYIVGNASLILDTRNSIKETNRKLYKL encoded by the coding sequence ATGAAAAAACAATTAATCGAAAAACTACAAAATAAAACCGCGACAATCGGTGTTCTAGGCCTAGGATATGTTGGATTACCATTAGCTGTTGAGAAAGCGAAAGCAGGTTACAATGTAATCGGATTTGACGTACAAGATGAAAAAGTCAATAAAGTTAACGCAGGTGATAATTATATTGGTGATGTCATTCCCGCTGATTTAGAAGCATTGGTTAAAGATGGAAAATTAACAGCAACTACTAACTTTGAAGAATTAGCAAATGTTGATGCCGTTGCGATTTGTGTTCCGACACCAATCGATATTTATAAACAACCAAATATGAAATATGTACAAGCAAGTGCTGAATCAATTGCTGAATACATGACTGAGGGAACTTTAGTAGTACTTGAAAGTACAACTTATCCTGGCACAACAGAAGAAATTGTGAAAGTTGCAATCGAGAATAAAGGATTTAAAGTTGGAGAAAATGTGTTTGTAGCATATTCACCAGAACGTGTAGATCCAGGGAATAAACAATTTAAAACAAAGAATACACCTAAAGTCGTTGGAGGTATTACACCTAATTGTACTGAAGTTGCATCGACATTATACCGTAATGTGTTAGAAGGTGATATTCATGAAGTATCTTCTCCAAGTGTAGCAGAGATGGAGAAATTATTAGAAAATACGTTTAGAAATATTAATATCGCTTTGGCTAATGAAATGGCTATGTTATGTGAAAAAATGAATATAGATGTATGGGAAGTAGTTGATGCAGCTGCAACTAAACCATATGGATTTATGCCATTCTATCCAGGACCTGGTTTAGGCGGTCATTGTATTCCGATTGACCCTTGGTACTTAACGTATAAAGCTCGTGAATATAATATTCATACGAAGTTGATTCAAACTGCAGGAGAAATTAATGACTCTATGCCTGAGTATGTAGTTAATCGTATGATGCAGTTGTTGAATAAGCATAAGAAGCCATTAGCAGGTTCTAAAGTGCTAGTGTTAGGTGTAGCGTATAAGAAAGATATAGATGATTATCGTGAAAGTCCTATTTTACCGATTATGAATTTATTGACTGAAGCGGAAGCAGAGTGGGAAGCAGTTGATCCGTATATCCCTGAGTTTAAATTGAATGGTGAGATGATAAAGACGGTTGAGTTGAGTGAGGATAAGTTGAAAGAATCGGATATTGTATTAATTGCGACTAATCATAGTGATTTTGATTTTGAATATATAGTAGGAAACGCTTCTCTTATTTTAGATACTAGAAATTCAATAAAAGAAACAAATAGAAAGTTATATAAATTATAA
- a CDS encoding acetyltransferase → MVKSIVMIGNGGHAKVIKDMIQRNSELELVGILDGNIEEYHVREDIFYDHTDQILKYIEYQFIIAIGNNYVRKRIVDQFNLSDDRFAAVIDPSAIVSDSVIIGPGTVIMPNVVINSSSTIGAHSIINTGAIIEHDNRIDDYVHISPAATLAGTVSVGSLTHIGSNATVIPNQTIGSKSIVGAGAVVVQNLSDKVVAVGNPAQVIKNID, encoded by the coding sequence ATGGTTAAGTCTATTGTCATGATTGGTAATGGTGGTCATGCTAAAGTCATTAAAGATATGATTCAGCGTAATTCAGAGCTTGAATTGGTGGGAATTCTTGATGGTAATATCGAAGAATATCATGTGAGAGAAGATATATTTTATGATCATACTGATCAAATTTTGAAATATATTGAGTATCAATTTATTATCGCAATCGGTAATAACTATGTTAGGAAACGTATTGTAGATCAATTTAATTTATCTGATGATCGATTTGCTGCGGTTATTGATCCGAGTGCCATTGTATCTGATAGTGTTATCATAGGACCAGGTACTGTTATAATGCCTAACGTTGTCATTAATTCATCTAGTACAATTGGGGCACATAGCATAATCAATACAGGAGCTATTATTGAGCATGATAATAGGATAGATGATTATGTTCATATCTCGCCTGCAGCAACATTAGCTGGAACTGTGTCAGTTGGTTCGTTGACACATATTGGGTCGAATGCAACGGTGATTCCCAATCAAACAATCGGTTCAAAAAGTATCGTTGGAGCAGGTGCGGTTGTCGTTCAGAATTTATCAGATAAGGTCGTTGCGGTTGGTAACCCTGCTCAAGTGATTAAAAATATAGATTAG
- a CDS encoding YdcF family protein, whose amino-acid sequence MKISKVKLMVIFIILLLLFLDSLNLNYSEKPKKSDVIIMLGGGGPERMEKTAELYRQGYANKVMISPVIEHETSTQSVALAMKLGINREDIIHERHAYNTFTNATYTLSIAQQLEYDSAIIVSSDYHMKRSKMIFDRENRNRFDLTYVSALPQDGTRWYMKKDALQNWSSELKKYWGYQFRLYKYTK is encoded by the coding sequence ATGAAAATATCTAAAGTTAAATTGATGGTTATATTTATAATTTTATTATTATTATTTCTTGATAGTTTAAATCTGAATTACTCGGAAAAACCCAAAAAATCTGATGTGATTATTATGTTGGGTGGTGGTGGTCCTGAAAGAATGGAAAAAACTGCTGAATTATATCGTCAAGGGTATGCAAATAAAGTCATGATTTCACCCGTTATTGAACATGAAACATCAACTCAAAGTGTTGCACTTGCAATGAAATTAGGGATTAACAGAGAAGATATTATTCATGAACGTCACGCTTATAATACATTCACGAATGCAACTTATACATTATCAATAGCACAACAGTTAGAGTATGATTCCGCGATTATTGTCTCGAGTGATTACCATATGAAGCGCTCGAAAATGATTTTTGATCGAGAGAATAGAAATCGCTTTGATCTAACTTACGTATCTGCTTTACCTCAAGATGGAACAAGATGGTATATGAAGAAGGATGCATTACAAAACTGGTCTTCAGAACTAAAGAAGTATTGGGGTTATCAGTTTAGGTTGTATAAGTATACAAAGTAA
- a CDS encoding DegT/DnrJ/EryC1/StrS family aminotransferase, with translation MKVQMLDLGEQYQGIKEEVLQNLDEVMSSSRFILGDNVKKLEADVAKMSNCDFGIGVGNGSDAIHIALQAAGVEEGHEVITTPFTFFATGGAIARANAKPVFVDIDPETFNIDPYKIEEAITDKTKAIIPVHLYGQMADMEAIMKIAEKHNLAVVEDAAQAIGSSANGKQVGELGTAATYSFFPTKNLGAYGDGGMIVTNHSEIDEMSKIIRVHGSKPKYYHKVLGYNSRLDELQAAVLNVKFKHLESYSEARRERAAYYTEQLNAKVSEYVKTPTIKEGYHHVFHQYTLRVEKRDELKQFLADNDIASMIYYPVPLHLQPVFEHLGYKEGDFPETEKATKEAISLPMWPELPREKQDYVIEKIVEFYNK, from the coding sequence ATGAAAGTACAAATGTTAGATTTAGGTGAACAGTATCAAGGGATTAAAGAAGAAGTATTGCAGAATTTGGATGAGGTTATGTCTTCATCTCGATTTATTTTAGGTGATAATGTTAAAAAACTTGAAGCAGATGTTGCGAAAATGAGCAATTGTGATTTTGGAATTGGTGTTGGTAATGGTTCAGATGCTATTCATATTGCTCTTCAAGCAGCTGGTGTAGAAGAAGGTCATGAAGTGATTACAACGCCGTTCACTTTCTTTGCGACAGGTGGAGCGATTGCTCGTGCTAATGCTAAGCCAGTATTTGTTGATATTGACCCTGAAACATTTAATATTGATCCCTATAAAATTGAAGAAGCTATTACTGATAAAACTAAAGCGATTATTCCAGTTCATTTATATGGTCAAATGGCTGATATGGAAGCAATTATGAAAATTGCAGAGAAACATAATTTAGCTGTGGTTGAAGATGCTGCCCAAGCGATTGGATCTTCTGCAAATGGTAAGCAAGTTGGAGAACTTGGTACTGCTGCTACATATTCATTTTTCCCTACAAAGAACTTAGGCGCATATGGTGATGGGGGGATGATTGTGACAAACCATTCAGAAATTGATGAAATGTCAAAAATTATCCGAGTACATGGTTCTAAGCCGAAGTATTACCACAAAGTGCTTGGCTATAACAGTCGTTTAGATGAGTTACAAGCGGCTGTGCTAAATGTTAAATTCAAACATTTAGAAAGTTATTCTGAAGCACGACGTGAGCGCGCCGCATACTATACTGAGCAACTAAATGCTAAAGTATCAGAATATGTTAAGACACCTACAATTAAAGAAGGTTATCATCACGTATTCCATCAGTATACTTTACGTGTTGAAAAAAGAGACGAACTCAAACAATTTTTAGCAGATAATGATATTGCATCGATGATATATTATCCAGTACCATTACACTTACAACCTGTATTTGAACATTTAGGATATAAAGAAGGAGATTTCCCTGAAACTGAAAAAGCAACTAAAGAAGCAATCTCATTGCCAATGTGGCCTGAATTACCTAGAGAAAAGCAGGACTATGTAATCGAAAAGATAGTTGAATTTTATAATAAGTAA
- a CDS encoding oligosaccharide flippase family protein, whose product MKNKFKKDVILTILIQGLIAVSNLCILFLITRNFGTEDYGDFYLIKRMSDLFWVTLLFGLTVSVPRNIYKVKYFENILIVSLSITLISSILVVIFPNKILNFFISENSYIFQFKILIISQIIFGITNAIFRGLEKFIVFNILNVINFIISPLFAFTISDNIGEYIYNLAVVSLTINLMISLSIISIFFLKNRNFNFNLFDIKYIVLYGFKRLPGLLIASFIFTLPIFVIDNFNIDEFKGYVSQIFQFYSFILLPINTLGTLLLPKISKTVHLNNKKEYTVFKEKLIYMYITIVSMGFIMCLFIPLILNIINFNFNFSFSIIMIILGIIPLSIYNLLRNPIDAITEKPWTSYIVICSFLISIILLVFMSYLNFEKTIIISIFILSLYSLLGLFSIIVFNMINRRFLDDTSYFNRP is encoded by the coding sequence ATGAAAAATAAATTTAAAAAAGATGTTATCTTAACAATATTGATTCAAGGCTTAATTGCGGTATCAAATCTCTGTATTTTGTTTCTAATCACAAGAAATTTTGGTACCGAGGACTATGGAGATTTTTATTTAATAAAAAGGATGAGCGATTTATTCTGGGTTACTTTACTATTTGGCCTAACTGTTAGTGTGCCTAGAAATATTTATAAAGTGAAATATTTTGAAAATATATTAATAGTATCGCTTAGTATAACTTTAATTTCATCAATTTTAGTAGTTATATTCCCGAATAAAATACTTAACTTTTTTATTAGTGAGAACAGTTATATTTTTCAATTTAAAATATTGATAATATCGCAAATAATATTTGGAATTACTAATGCAATTTTTCGTGGTTTAGAAAAATTTATTGTATTTAATATTTTGAATGTCATCAATTTTATTATATCTCCACTTTTTGCATTTACTATTTCAGACAATATAGGAGAGTATATATATAACTTAGCAGTTGTTTCTTTAACAATAAATTTAATGATATCATTAAGTATAATTTCGATTTTCTTTTTAAAAAATAGAAATTTTAACTTTAATTTATTTGATATAAAATATATTGTATTATATGGTTTTAAAAGACTACCAGGTTTGTTAATAGCATCTTTTATATTCACGTTACCAATTTTTGTTATAGATAATTTTAATATCGATGAATTTAAGGGATATGTGAGTCAGATTTTTCAATTTTACTCATTTATTTTACTTCCTATTAATACTTTAGGGACTTTATTACTTCCAAAAATATCAAAAACTGTACATCTAAATAATAAAAAGGAATATACAGTTTTTAAGGAAAAATTAATTTATATGTATATTACTATTGTATCAATGGGTTTTATAATGTGCCTTTTTATACCTTTGATTTTAAATATTATCAATTTTAATTTTAATTTTTCATTTAGTATAATAATGATAATATTAGGAATTATTCCTCTATCAATTTATAATTTATTACGTAATCCAATTGATGCAATTACAGAGAAACCTTGGACATCATATATAGTTATTTGCTCATTTTTGATATCGATTATACTGTTGGTATTTATGAGTTACTTAAACTTTGAAAAAACGATTATTATTTCAATCTTCATTTTATCACTTTATAGTTTATTAGGGTTATTTTCAATTATTGTTTTCAATATGATTAATAGGAGGTTCCTCGATGATACTTCATATTTCAACCGCCCATAA
- a CDS encoding acyltransferase yields MQKGQNVVIGQNVEFGDNVIIGNNVTIYDDTKIGSNVIIMDNAVIGKKPTRAKSSIMPEVKDFPPCELGDGVTIGTSAIIYVNAKIANDVFVADLATVREKVTVGEGTIVGRGVAIENECTVGKKCKLETNCYITAYSTIEDYVFIAPCVVTTNDNYMARDKERYNHFKGTTVKTGGRIGANATILPGKVIHEDGTVAAGSIVSRDVEKESLVVGTPAKEVSKVADKQLLRNQE; encoded by the coding sequence ATTCAAAAAGGTCAAAATGTCGTTATAGGTCAAAATGTTGAGTTTGGAGATAATGTTATTATTGGAAATAATGTCACTATCTATGATGATACTAAAATAGGATCAAATGTAATTATTATGGATAATGCGGTAATTGGAAAAAAACCAACTCGTGCAAAATCATCCATTATGCCTGAAGTAAAAGATTTCCCTCCGTGTGAGCTAGGTGATGGAGTAACGATTGGGACATCTGCAATTATCTATGTGAATGCAAAGATTGCAAATGATGTGTTTGTTGCTGATTTAGCAACTGTTCGTGAAAAAGTTACGGTTGGAGAAGGAACTATTGTAGGTCGTGGAGTTGCTATTGAAAATGAATGTACAGTAGGTAAGAAGTGTAAACTTGAAACGAACTGTTATATTACTGCATATTCTACAATAGAAGATTATGTTTTTATCGCACCATGTGTCGTGACGACAAATGATAATTACATGGCAAGAGATAAAGAAAGATATAATCATTTCAAAGGAACGACTGTGAAAACAGGTGGGCGTATTGGAGCAAATGCAACAATTTTACCAGGTAAAGTGATTCATGAAGATGGTACTGTTGCTGCAGGTAGTATCGTATCACGAGATGTCGAAAAAGAAAGCTTAGTAGTTGGAACACCCGCTAAAGAAGTTAGCAAAGTAGCAGATAAACAACTTTTAAGGAATCAGGAGTAA
- the wecB gene encoding non-hydrolyzing UDP-N-acetylglucosamine 2-epimerase translates to MKILTVAGTRPQLVKIAAVSRKLRKEFEEILINTGQHYDYNMNGVFFDELNIPKPDYNLGVGSGPHGKQTGEMMIKLEEIFEKEQPDVVLVYGDTNSTLAGALVASKRLVPLIHIEAGLRSFNKDMPEEQNRILTDHLSDLLLIPSENAKSNLSKEGIEKGVFNVGDVMMDAVLYNIKLAEEKYSLSDFELEKSEYILGTIHRAENTNNPDKLKAILNSFAELEKEVFLPLHPRTNKLIKEYGFDEIVKISNNIRIVEPISYLEMLLVEKNAYAIVTDSGGVQKEAYFAQVPCLTLRNQTEWTETIDLGWNKLIDPLNNNLADELKTIRPGQEIFDAYGNGHAADKIIDKIKEYYIM, encoded by the coding sequence ATGAAAATATTAACAGTTGCAGGAACTCGTCCACAATTAGTTAAAATTGCTGCAGTTTCTAGAAAGTTAAGAAAAGAATTTGAGGAAATATTAATCAATACTGGCCAGCATTATGACTACAATATGAATGGTGTTTTCTTTGATGAATTAAATATTCCAAAACCTGATTATAATTTAGGAGTAGGTTCTGGTCCTCACGGAAAACAGACTGGCGAAATGATGATTAAATTAGAAGAAATCTTTGAAAAGGAACAACCAGATGTTGTCCTTGTATATGGAGATACGAATTCTACTTTAGCTGGGGCATTAGTGGCTAGTAAAAGACTCGTACCTTTAATTCATATTGAAGCGGGATTACGTAGTTTTAATAAAGATATGCCTGAAGAACAAAATAGAATATTAACAGATCATTTATCTGATTTATTACTTATTCCTAGTGAAAATGCAAAATCTAATCTTTCAAAAGAAGGTATTGAGAAAGGTGTTTTCAATGTAGGAGATGTGATGATGGATGCTGTACTTTATAATATCAAACTTGCTGAAGAAAAATATTCATTATCTGATTTTGAATTAGAAAAAAGTGAATATATATTAGGTACGATTCATAGAGCAGAAAATACTAATAATCCAGATAAATTAAAAGCAATTTTGAACTCATTCGCTGAACTTGAAAAGGAAGTATTTTTACCTTTACATCCAAGAACGAATAAATTGATTAAAGAATATGGATTTGATGAAATAGTGAAAATATCAAATAATATCAGAATTGTTGAGCCTATCTCATATTTGGAAATGTTATTGGTAGAAAAAAATGCATATGCAATTGTAACTGATTCTGGTGGAGTTCAAAAAGAAGCATATTTTGCCCAAGTACCTTGTCTAACTTTACGTAATCAAACTGAATGGACTGAAACAATTGATCTTGGATGGAACAAATTAATTGATCCATTGAATAATAATTTAGCCGATGAGTTAAAAACAATTCGTCCAGGTCAAGAAATATTTGATGCGTATGGGAATGGACATGCTGCTGATAAAATTATCGATAAAATTAAGGAATACTATATAATGTGA
- a CDS encoding aminotransferase class I/II-fold pyridoxal phosphate-dependent enzyme, with product MSERIFLSSPHMGGTEEKYVQEAFDTNWIAPLGNNVNEFENQVKSYVGTPAACALSSGTAAIHIALDLLGVQRDDIVFVSSLTFSASANPVLYLGGKPVFIDSERDSWNMCPKALKKAFEQYEQKGQLPKAVVAVNLYGQSCRFDEIKAICDSYDVPIVEDAAESLGSVYQGQMSGTFGDYGIFSFNGNKIITTSGGGMIISESEDNIKLALKKATQARDNAPYYQHSMVGYNYRLSNVSAGIGRGQMEVLDERVNQKRAIFDRYVEGLKGIDAIELMEELPNSKSNRWLSTAVINPDKTDIRPSDVIAKLQESNIEARHVWKPMHLQLVFEDNDFISMDEDIAAYLFNYGICLPSDTKMTEEQQERVIEIINSLF from the coding sequence ATGTCTGAAAGAATATTCTTGTCATCACCTCATATGGGTGGGACGGAAGAGAAATATGTACAGGAAGCATTTGATACGAATTGGATCGCACCTCTTGGTAATAATGTGAATGAATTTGAAAATCAAGTGAAATCTTATGTTGGGACACCTGCTGCGTGTGCATTGAGTAGCGGGACAGCTGCGATTCATATTGCTTTAGATTTATTAGGTGTTCAACGTGACGATATTGTATTTGTTTCATCACTCACATTTAGTGCAAGTGCTAATCCTGTATTATACTTAGGTGGTAAACCAGTCTTCATTGATTCAGAACGCGATTCTTGGAATATGTGTCCGAAAGCATTGAAAAAGGCATTTGAACAGTATGAACAGAAGGGTCAATTACCGAAAGCTGTTGTAGCAGTAAATCTATATGGTCAATCTTGTAGGTTTGATGAAATTAAGGCAATCTGTGATTCATATGATGTTCCAATTGTTGAAGATGCAGCTGAATCATTAGGATCAGTTTATCAAGGTCAGATGAGTGGTACATTCGGTGATTACGGCATATTTTCATTCAATGGAAATAAAATCATTACCACTTCAGGTGGTGGAATGATTATTTCAGAGTCTGAAGATAATATAAAGTTAGCCCTAAAAAAAGCAACGCAAGCTCGCGATAATGCACCATATTATCAACATAGTATGGTTGGATATAACTATCGCTTAAGCAATGTAAGTGCCGGTATCGGTCGTGGTCAAATGGAAGTATTGGATGAGCGTGTGAATCAGAAGAGAGCGATTTTTGATCGCTATGTTGAAGGACTAAAGGGGATAGACGCGATTGAATTAATGGAAGAATTACCGAACTCTAAGAGTAATCGTTGGTTATCTACCGCGGTCATTAATCCGGATAAAACTGATATAAGACCAAGTGACGTAATTGCTAAATTACAAGAATCAAACATTGAAGCAAGACATGTTTGGAAACCAATGCACTTACAACTGGTCTTTGAAGATAACGACTTTATCTCTATGGATGAAGATATTGCTGCTTACTTGTTTAACTATGGAATATGTCTTCCATCAGATACGAAGATGACAGAAGAACAACAAGAACGTGTGATAGAAATTATTAATTCTTTATTTTAA